The Leclercia sp. S52 genome has a segment encoding these proteins:
- the gap gene encoding type I glyceraldehyde-3-phosphate dehydrogenase, which produces MVKVGINGFGRIGRNFLRAALGNPDIHIAAINDLTDSKTLAHLLKYDSLLGTLPAAVEAGEGALQVDGQRITVFSERDPANIRWAEAGVEVVIEATGFFTEREKAAVHIHSGGAKRVIISAPGKNDDLTVVMGVNDALYDPAQHFVVSNGSCTTNGLAPAAQVLHQRFGIEHGLMNTTHAYTNSQALHDQPEKDLRGARAAALSIVPYSSGAAKALGKVIPELDGRLTGYSLRVPVPVVSIVDLTVTLSREVTVEEVNDAFRSAATGGPLKGILGYSDEPLVSSDYQGDPRSSIIDGLSTLVIGGKMVKILAWYDNEWGFSNRLVDLALLMDHKGV; this is translated from the coding sequence ATGGTTAAGGTCGGTATTAACGGTTTCGGCAGGATCGGACGTAATTTCTTACGCGCTGCGCTGGGCAATCCGGATATTCATATTGCAGCGATTAACGATCTGACGGACAGCAAAACCCTCGCCCACTTACTGAAATACGACTCCCTGCTCGGCACCCTGCCGGCAGCTGTCGAAGCCGGCGAAGGCGCGCTGCAGGTGGACGGTCAGCGCATTACCGTATTCAGTGAACGCGACCCGGCAAACATCCGCTGGGCCGAGGCAGGCGTGGAGGTGGTTATCGAGGCCACGGGCTTTTTCACCGAGCGCGAGAAGGCGGCGGTCCATATTCACAGCGGCGGCGCAAAGCGCGTCATCATTTCAGCGCCGGGTAAAAACGACGACCTGACGGTAGTCATGGGGGTAAACGATGCCCTGTACGATCCGGCGCAACATTTCGTGGTCAGTAACGGGAGCTGCACCACCAACGGCCTGGCGCCCGCAGCACAGGTGCTGCACCAGCGGTTTGGCATTGAGCACGGGTTGATGAATACTACCCACGCCTACACCAACAGCCAGGCGCTGCACGACCAGCCGGAAAAAGATCTTCGCGGTGCCCGTGCGGCGGCGCTGTCGATTGTGCCCTATTCGAGCGGGGCGGCGAAGGCGCTGGGTAAAGTGATTCCTGAGCTGGATGGCCGACTGACGGGCTATTCGCTGCGCGTGCCGGTGCCGGTCGTTTCCATCGTCGATCTGACCGTTACCCTGAGCCGGGAGGTGACCGTCGAAGAGGTTAACGATGCCTTTCGCAGCGCGGCGACGGGCGGGCCACTGAAAGGGATCCTGGGGTACAGCGATGAGCCATTAGTCTCCAGCGATTACCAGGGCGATCCGCGCTCCTCCATTATCGATGGGCTGTCCACCCTGGTGATAGGCGGCAAAATGGTGAAGATCCTCGCGTGGTATGACAACGAATGGGGATTCTCGAATCGGCTGGTGGATCTGGCGCTGCTGATGGACCACAAAGGCGTGTAA
- a CDS encoding oligosaccharide MFS transporter, with protein sequence MVTGKRNYVLLSIFDFLYLFAWSSTMAFFVIWTTQHLGISATQTGWLYAINAFIALTMQPFFGYISDKFGTKKSLIFLIIALLLPVGPFFIYVYAPLLVSSFWLGAVLGGIYLGVIFNSGCGVIDSYIDKISRRYSFEYGRVRMWGSLGWAAAAYIVGRNINDNPNLSFWLASIAIVLAAVCFMLTKITVTLEEEKMTSSLKAGHVVELMKDKQFWMLIIFTLFVTQIYDTYDQQFAQYFSLQFPSVDEGNKWYGTLASIQVCGETLFLGLMPWFVNRVGAKWALVIAGTIMSVRILGSAVPLGPVWIAAVKMMHAIEKPLILISVFKFIAQNFDHKLSSTIYLLVLFAASIATTVYSPVVGHLYDTIGFANTYIILGVVSGLFTLFSVFSLRNKKDKVMALSPERESLA encoded by the coding sequence ATGGTTACCGGTAAAAGGAACTATGTCCTTTTAAGCATTTTTGATTTTCTCTACCTGTTTGCCTGGTCGTCGACGATGGCCTTTTTTGTTATCTGGACGACACAGCATTTAGGGATCAGCGCCACCCAAACGGGGTGGTTGTATGCGATTAATGCCTTTATTGCGCTAACCATGCAGCCGTTCTTTGGTTATATCTCTGATAAATTCGGCACAAAAAAATCGCTTATCTTTTTAATTATTGCGCTGCTGCTTCCGGTCGGACCGTTCTTTATTTATGTTTATGCGCCCTTGCTGGTCAGCTCCTTCTGGTTAGGTGCTGTGCTCGGCGGTATCTATCTGGGGGTTATTTTTAACTCCGGGTGTGGCGTCATTGATTCCTATATCGACAAAATATCCCGCCGTTATTCCTTTGAATATGGACGGGTGAGAATGTGGGGTTCTCTGGGTTGGGCGGCCGCGGCGTATATTGTCGGACGTAATATTAATGATAATCCTAACCTCTCGTTCTGGCTGGCCAGTATTGCCATTGTGTTAGCGGCTGTCTGCTTTATGCTGACGAAAATTACGGTCACGCTGGAAGAAGAAAAAATGACCTCGTCATTAAAAGCGGGGCATGTTGTTGAACTGATGAAAGATAAGCAGTTCTGGATGCTGATTATTTTTACGCTGTTTGTCACGCAAATCTATGACACCTACGACCAGCAGTTTGCGCAGTACTTCTCTCTGCAGTTCCCGAGCGTTGATGAAGGAAATAAATGGTACGGCACCCTGGCATCAATTCAGGTCTGTGGCGAAACTTTATTCCTTGGTCTGATGCCGTGGTTTGTGAACCGCGTCGGGGCGAAGTGGGCGCTGGTGATTGCCGGGACGATTATGTCGGTGCGTATTCTGGGATCTGCCGTTCCGCTGGGCCCGGTATGGATTGCGGCAGTGAAGATGATGCACGCCATTGAGAAACCCTTAATCCTGATCTCTGTATTTAAATTTATTGCCCAAAATTTTGACCATAAATTGTCATCCACGATCTATTTGCTGGTGCTGTTTGCGGCATCCATTGCCACGACGGTCTATTCCCCGGTGGTCGGGCATTTATATGACACCATTGGCTTTGCCAATACCTATATCATTCTTGGCGTCGTTTCAGGACTATTTACGTTGTTCTCAGTATTTTCTCTGCGGAACAAAAAAGACAAGGTTATGGCTCTTTCTCCTGAGAGAGAGTCTTTAGCATAA
- a CDS encoding LacI family DNA-binding transcriptional regulator gives MNKNRNATLEDVARRAGVSYQTVSRVLNKSVNVAEKTRIRVEQAIEDLRYVPNRLAQQLVGKRTQTLGLVTTSLALHAPSQIAASVKKHAREAGYQVLISMIDEADPTAIQQSINDLKSQFIEKILINVPLETSSARELAEHNTDVTCLFLDVAPDSGVFHVIFDPANGTQESVKRLCELGHTNIALMPGPKHSISAKLRLENWLSSMATFGKTPAAVIFGTWDAQSGHDGARQLIDNKTAFSALLVGNDQMALGALSAMNKAGIAVPRQVSIIGYDDSYESAFFIPSLTTVRLDLDAQGKEAVARVLAATGENMPDSCILPAEFIVRDSIGINDV, from the coding sequence GTGAATAAAAACAGAAATGCGACGCTGGAAGATGTCGCTCGCCGGGCAGGTGTCTCCTATCAGACCGTATCCCGGGTACTCAATAAATCGGTAAACGTGGCCGAAAAAACGCGTATCCGTGTCGAGCAGGCCATTGAAGATCTACGCTACGTTCCAAACCGGCTGGCGCAGCAGCTGGTCGGGAAGCGCACCCAGACGCTGGGGTTAGTAACCACCTCCCTCGCGCTGCATGCGCCATCACAAATCGCCGCATCCGTGAAAAAGCATGCCCGTGAGGCGGGCTATCAGGTTCTGATTTCAATGATTGATGAAGCTGACCCCACAGCCATTCAGCAATCGATTAACGATCTTAAATCGCAGTTTATCGAAAAAATCCTGATTAACGTCCCGCTGGAGACTTCTTCCGCCCGGGAGCTGGCTGAGCATAATACCGATGTCACCTGCCTGTTTCTTGACGTCGCGCCGGACAGCGGTGTTTTTCATGTCATCTTTGATCCGGCGAACGGGACTCAGGAGAGCGTCAAACGCTTATGCGAACTTGGGCACACCAACATTGCGCTGATGCCGGGTCCAAAACACTCCATTTCAGCCAAATTGCGTCTGGAAAACTGGTTAAGCAGCATGGCGACATTTGGCAAAACGCCCGCGGCCGTTATTTTCGGCACCTGGGATGCCCAAAGCGGTCACGACGGTGCGCGACAGCTTATCGACAATAAGACTGCGTTTAGCGCCCTGCTGGTAGGTAACGACCAGATGGCGCTGGGGGCACTGAGTGCAATGAATAAGGCAGGTATCGCGGTACCCCGGCAGGTTTCCATCATTGGCTACGATGACAGTTACGAAAGCGCCTTTTTCATCCCTTCCCTTACCACGGTGCGGCTTGATTTAGACGCTCAGGGTAAGGAAGCGGTGGCCAGAGTGCTCGCGGCAACCGGGGAAAACATGCCTGATAGTTGTATTTTGCCAGCGGAGTTTATTGTACGGGATTCGATTGGAATAAATGACGTCTAG
- a CDS encoding class I SAM-dependent methyltransferase: MGFKVSGGKSEDGVVFGNAYDKYGSKNPIVKWMMKGFDSTLENFVIRANPKTIHEVGCGEGFWVNKWNGQGLQAVGSDFSHDVISLARENALAADLRPDVFNAKSIYDLKPETDSADLIVCCEVMEHLEDPDQAMKVLQTLVGNYLIVSVPREPVWCALNMARGKYLTSFGNTPGHIQHWSKSAFIKFTGKYFKVIEVASPFPWTMLLCVPYDKK; encoded by the coding sequence ATGGGTTTCAAAGTATCGGGTGGTAAGTCAGAAGATGGCGTTGTGTTCGGCAACGCGTATGACAAATATGGCTCAAAAAATCCGATTGTAAAATGGATGATGAAGGGCTTTGACTCCACTCTTGAAAATTTTGTAATACGTGCTAATCCAAAAACAATCCATGAAGTGGGATGTGGTGAAGGATTCTGGGTCAACAAATGGAATGGCCAGGGGTTACAGGCTGTCGGCAGCGATTTCTCTCATGATGTTATTTCTCTGGCAAGGGAGAATGCGCTAGCGGCGGATCTTCGTCCTGACGTATTTAATGCAAAGAGCATTTATGATCTCAAGCCTGAAACGGATAGTGCAGATTTAATCGTCTGCTGTGAAGTAATGGAGCATCTTGAAGACCCGGATCAGGCCATGAAGGTACTACAAACTTTGGTCGGTAATTATCTAATCGTTAGCGTGCCTCGTGAGCCCGTCTGGTGTGCGCTGAATATGGCCCGGGGTAAATATTTAACGAGCTTTGGTAACACCCCTGGTCATATACAGCATTGGTCGAAAAGCGCCTTTATAAAATTCACCGGCAAATATTTCAAGGTCATTGAAGTGGCTTCACCCTTCCCATGGACCATGTTGTTGTGCGTACCCTATGACAAAAAGTAA